One window of Anaerolineales bacterium genomic DNA carries:
- a CDS encoding FAD-dependent oxidoreductase: protein MYDLIIVGGGPAGLTAAVYAIRKRLNVLLVSKDLGGKTNYRLALPWVEEYQVIKGLEVVDKFRNELEYLDFARHIEVVDKVEKKGEQFIVTTRGGATLESKAVILATGTRQTRMGVPGEKEYTMKGLCYSALSYAPLFIDKSVLVIGDEDLALRSAGELSTVAREVTIVCAGEKKFESPLGLKLKRAGNVNIMKDCEVVEVQGDAYARKLLLKDKTGKVREIEADGMFVEKALVANTDMVKDLVKLDEQGRIVVDTNCRTSVPGLFAAGDVTNNYAEQVLIAVGEGAKAALSAYDYLLPSL, encoded by the coding sequence ATGTACGATCTGATTATCGTTGGCGGCGGACCCGCCGGGTTGACAGCCGCTGTGTATGCGATCCGCAAACGCCTGAACGTGTTGCTCGTCTCGAAGGACCTGGGCGGCAAGACCAATTACCGCCTTGCCCTGCCCTGGGTCGAAGAGTACCAGGTCATCAAAGGGCTCGAGGTTGTGGACAAGTTTCGCAACGAATTGGAATATCTCGACTTTGCGCGCCACATCGAAGTTGTGGATAAGGTCGAAAAGAAGGGCGAGCAGTTCATCGTCACGACCAGGGGAGGCGCGACGCTCGAATCGAAGGCGGTCATCCTTGCCACCGGCACCCGCCAGACCCGGATGGGCGTGCCGGGCGAGAAGGAATACACGATGAAGGGCTTGTGCTATTCCGCGCTTTCGTATGCGCCGCTCTTCATCGATAAATCCGTGCTTGTGATCGGCGACGAGGACCTCGCGCTGCGATCCGCGGGTGAACTTTCCACGGTTGCAAGGGAAGTGACCATCGTCTGCGCGGGCGAAAAGAAATTCGAATCTCCCCTTGGTTTGAAACTCAAGCGGGCTGGCAACGTGAACATCATGAAGGACTGTGAGGTCGTCGAAGTACAGGGCGATGCATATGCCCGTAAACTGCTTTTGAAGGACAAGACCGGAAAGGTCCGGGAGATTGAAGCGGACGGCATGTTTGTCGAGAAGGCATTGGTCGCCAACACCGACATGGTCAAGGACCTGGTGAAACTCGACGAGCAGGGTCGCATCGTTGTGGATACCAATTGCCGCACGAGCGTTCCCGGTTTGTTCGCGGCGGGAGATGTGACCAATAACTATGCCGAGCAGGTGCTGATCGCGGTCGGCGAGGGAGCCAAAGCCGCTTTGAGCGCCTACGATTATCTGCTGCCTTCGCTGTAA
- a CDS encoding dihydropteroate synthase, with the protein MYIIGENIHIISEKVKEALANRDREFFMDLAVRQVEAGAKAIDINLGPRKKDWAEVFPWIVETVESVVDVPLSIDTTNVDGMEAALQKITKAQPILNSTSAEPERLEKIPLLAKKYNAKVIALTMKTEGIPVEADARVNIAIETLIPRMMEIGFPMENLIIDPLVLTVSGCQQYCPHLIEAVRTLQYAWDPKPNISVGLSNVSNAVPNDNRPLINRVYLAMLMGVGLQMMIANPFDEKQNNIIRWVETKDTSNPLARLYNKIAERIGAGEEPQLEDFDLTDPEQSEIWKTTQILLNKVIYADSYLQN; encoded by the coding sequence ATGTATATCATCGGAGAGAACATTCATATCATCTCGGAGAAGGTAAAGGAGGCGCTGGCGAACCGCGACCGTGAGTTCTTCATGGATCTGGCAGTGCGGCAGGTGGAGGCGGGGGCGAAGGCGATCGATATTAATCTCGGTCCGCGCAAGAAGGATTGGGCGGAGGTCTTTCCATGGATCGTCGAAACGGTCGAATCGGTCGTGGATGTGCCGCTTTCGATCGATACGACGAACGTGGACGGCATGGAGGCGGCTTTGCAGAAGATCACAAAAGCGCAGCCGATCCTCAATTCCACTTCAGCCGAGCCTGAACGGTTGGAGAAAATTCCGCTCCTGGCGAAGAAATACAACGCCAAGGTGATCGCATTGACGATGAAGACCGAAGGGATTCCCGTCGAAGCGGATGCGCGGGTCAATATCGCCATCGAGACCCTGATTCCGCGCATGATGGAGATCGGCTTCCCGATGGAGAACCTCATCATCGATCCGCTCGTGCTGACGGTCAGCGGATGCCAGCAATATTGCCCGCACCTCATCGAAGCGGTGCGCACCTTGCAATATGCCTGGGACCCAAAGCCGAATATTTCGGTCGGATTGAGCAACGTTTCAAATGCGGTTCCGAATGACAACCGCCCGCTTATCAACCGCGTCTACCTCGCCATGTTAATGGGTGTGGGATTGCAGATGATGATCGCCAACCCGTTCGATGAAAAACAGAACAATATTATCCGCTGGGTAGAGACGAAAGACACTAGTAATCCGCTGGCGAGACTCTACAATAAGATTGCAGAACGGATCGGCGCAGGGGAAGAACCGCAGTTGGAAGATTTCGACCTAACCGACCCCGAACAGTCCGAAATCTGGAAGACGACCCAGATTCTGCTGAACAAAGTGATCTACGCGGATTCGTATTTACAAAATTGA
- a CDS encoding HU family DNA-binding protein, translating to MTVKFNVVERGNPANPTAPKKWYPSIDSSGRKTLRQMAERISQISTVSSADTMAVLEALLTTIPQELAAGNIVELGDFGSFWLRIESDGAGTAEEVRSSQIQNILPRFNPGKEFKRVLGSIEFQKA from the coding sequence ATGACCGTGAAATTCAATGTTGTCGAGCGCGGAAACCCGGCAAACCCGACCGCGCCCAAGAAGTGGTATCCGTCCATCGATTCGAGCGGACGGAAGACCCTGCGCCAGATGGCGGAGCGGATTTCGCAGATCTCCACCGTCTCCAGCGCGGACACGATGGCGGTGCTGGAAGCCCTGCTGACCACCATCCCGCAGGAACTGGCGGCGGGCAACATCGTGGAACTGGGCGATTTCGGCAGTTTCTGGCTGAGGATCGAATCGGACGGCGCAGGGACGGCGGAAGAGGTGCGCTCCAGCCAGATCCAGAACATCCTTCCGCGCTTCAACCCCGGCAAGGAGTTCAAACGGGTGCTGGGTTCGATTGAATTCCAGAAAGCGTAG
- a CDS encoding N-6 DNA methylase — MNSKELEAYLWGAANILRGLIDAADFKQYIFPLLFFKRISDLWDEEYQQALEESGNDLDYAEFRENHRFQIPKGCHWEDVRKKTTNVGAALQKALKGIEKANFEILHDVFGDAQWTNKRRMSDEKMLDLIEHFSKYKLTVAEVPHDIMGEGYEYLIKKFADDSGHTAAEFYTNRTVVKLMTMITDPQSGESVYDPTCGSGGILLNSALHLKEQGKEYRTLKLYGQELNLITSAIARINMFMHNVDEFLIVQGDTLDNPQILENDELKQFDVIMANPPYSVKRWNQAKFANDPFGRNIWGTPPQGNADYAFQQHIMKSLKPDTGRCVVLWPHGVLYRDAELEMRKQMIEADLVDAVIGLGSNLFYNATMESCLLICRMQKEKKRKNKIIFINASEEVARVTAYSYLDNSHINKIFSAYKDFTDVEGFAKVVSIKEVLTEQNANLTISRYVPKATNNKFDIDTELSNYVEKSKDIIGIVSGFNAYLTSNAKLARFREIINGRNNWKRYKFKDLVNNLNKSESRPLEKGLERYVGLENLSSETFEIQGYGLIKNGTSFTKRFFTGNVLFSKRRSYLKKVAVADFDGICSGDVLVFEVKKEKLDILLPKYLPYIVRSNDFIHFATYTSAGSLSPRTKWKEMANYEFGLPSPEEQEEIIEAFKQFESISKELKNDVDKFQEKLEHLRVSITNDSIA; from the coding sequence ATGAACAGCAAAGAACTCGAAGCCTATCTCTGGGGAGCCGCAAACATCCTGCGCGGATTAATTGACGCGGCAGATTTCAAGCAATACATTTTCCCCTTATTGTTTTTCAAACGCATTAGCGATTTATGGGATGAAGAATATCAGCAGGCATTGGAAGAAAGTGGAAACGATTTAGATTATGCTGAATTTCGAGAAAACCACCGTTTTCAAATTCCAAAAGGTTGTCATTGGGAAGATGTAAGAAAGAAAACAACCAATGTCGGCGCGGCTTTGCAAAAGGCGCTCAAAGGAATTGAGAAAGCCAATTTTGAAATATTGCATGATGTCTTTGGCGACGCGCAATGGACAAACAAACGTCGCATGAGTGATGAAAAAATGCTGGATTTGATTGAGCATTTTTCAAAATACAAGTTGACCGTTGCCGAAGTGCCGCATGACATCATGGGCGAAGGCTACGAATATCTGATTAAGAAATTTGCCGATGACAGCGGACATACCGCCGCAGAGTTTTATACAAACCGCACGGTTGTAAAACTGATGACGATGATTACCGACCCGCAATCAGGCGAAAGCGTGTATGACCCCACTTGCGGGAGCGGTGGAATTTTGCTCAACAGCGCATTGCATTTGAAAGAACAAGGCAAAGAATACCGCACGCTCAAACTGTACGGGCAGGAATTGAACTTGATTACTTCCGCCATTGCCCGTATTAATATGTTTATGCACAATGTTGATGAATTCTTGATTGTGCAAGGCGATACGCTAGACAACCCGCAAATTTTGGAAAACGACGAACTGAAACAGTTTGATGTGATTATGGCAAATCCGCCTTATAGTGTAAAACGGTGGAATCAAGCCAAGTTTGCCAACGACCCCTTTGGTCGAAATATTTGGGGAACTCCACCCCAAGGCAATGCAGACTACGCTTTTCAACAACACATAATGAAAAGTCTAAAACCTGATACAGGTCGATGTGTTGTACTATGGCCTCATGGCGTTTTGTACCGTGACGCAGAACTAGAAATGCGGAAGCAAATGATCGAGGCGGATTTGGTTGATGCTGTTATCGGCTTAGGCTCAAATCTATTCTATAACGCCACAATGGAATCTTGTCTGCTTATTTGCAGGATGCAAAAGGAAAAGAAGCGAAAGAATAAAATAATCTTTATCAACGCTTCCGAAGAAGTGGCGAGAGTAACTGCCTACAGTTACTTGGACAACTCACATATAAATAAAATTTTCAGCGCATACAAGGACTTTACAGACGTTGAAGGATTTGCTAAGGTAGTATCAATAAAAGAAGTCTTAACCGAACAAAATGCCAACCTGACAATTTCACGATATGTCCCAAAGGCAACCAACAATAAATTTGATATCGACACTGAATTATCAAATTATGTGGAAAAATCGAAGGACATCATCGGGATTGTCTCAGGATTTAATGCCTATCTTACTTCCAATGCTAAACTCGCTAGGTTTCGAGAAATAATCAACGGAAGAAACAATTGGAAAAGGTATAAATTCAAGGATTTGGTGAATAATCTCAACAAATCAGAATCAAGACCTCTTGAAAAAGGGCTTGAAAGATATGTTGGACTAGAAAACCTGAGCTCTGAAACTTTTGAAATTCAAGGGTATGGATTAATCAAAAATGGAACTTCTTTCACGAAAAGATTTTTTACTGGAAATGTCTTGTTCAGCAAAAGAAGATCGTACCTAAAGAAGGTAGCTGTCGCAGATTTTGACGGGATATGTTCAGGAGATGTGTTGGTGTTTGAGGTAAAGAAGGAAAAGCTCGATATTTTGCTTCCGAAGTATCTACCTTACATCGTCAGAAGCAATGACTTTATACATTTCGCAACTTATACATCGGCAGGCTCATTGTCGCCAAGAACCAAGTGGAAAGAGATGGCAAATTACGAATTTGGATTGCCATCCCCTGAAGAGCAAGAAGAAATCATCGAAGCTTTTAAGCAATTCGAATCAATTTCAAAAGAACTCAAAAACGACGTGGACAAATTTCAAGAAAAACTGGAGCATTTGAGAGTATCCATAACAAACGACTCAATCGCTTGA
- a CDS encoding NADP-dependent malic enzyme, with translation MNTEELLAKAKKPSADAMRLHPFYRGKIETTLKCTVHSFDDFAIWYTPGVAAPCKAIQADPELVYEYTNKWNTVAVVSDGTRVLGLGDIGPKAGLPVMEGKALLYKYLGGVDGVPIMLNTKDPDAIINTVLMLQPGIGGVNLEDIAQPKCFYILDTLREKAEIPIWHDDQQGTATVTLAGLINALKVVGKKMEDVSIAFVGSGASNVACSRLIFGWGADPAKCYMVDSKGILGKHREDIEKRKAEFKDKWKLCNTTNEQGREGDIPEAMKDADVVIALSKPGPDVIKAEWVKTMAEDAIVFACANPVPEIWPWEAKEAGAAVIATGRSDFPNQVNNSLGFPGIFRGTLDVRARTITDEMCFAAAQAMANHVGDRLAADFILPNMDDWEVFPKEAASVAMKAIEQGLARIECTYDEEFERASKIIKRSRSMTKRMMEEGFIAEPPPDEGSHDIDLETIKSAY, from the coding sequence ATGAATACCGAAGAACTTCTTGCAAAAGCAAAGAAGCCTTCCGCAGATGCAATGCGATTGCATCCGTTCTATCGGGGGAAGATCGAAACGACCCTCAAATGCACCGTTCACAGTTTCGATGATTTTGCCATCTGGTACACGCCCGGCGTCGCCGCGCCATGCAAAGCCATTCAAGCCGACCCTGAACTTGTGTATGAGTACACCAACAAATGGAACACGGTTGCGGTGGTAAGCGATGGGACGCGCGTGCTGGGCCTGGGCGATATCGGACCAAAGGCGGGCTTGCCGGTGATGGAGGGCAAGGCGCTGCTCTATAAATACCTCGGCGGTGTGGACGGTGTGCCGATCATGCTCAACACCAAGGACCCGGACGCCATCATCAACACGGTGCTGATGCTGCAGCCCGGCATCGGCGGTGTGAACCTGGAAGACATTGCGCAGCCCAAATGTTTCTACATCCTCGATACCCTGCGCGAGAAGGCGGAGATTCCCATCTGGCACGACGACCAGCAGGGAACCGCAACGGTCACGTTGGCGGGGCTTATCAACGCGTTGAAGGTTGTCGGCAAGAAGATGGAGGATGTCAGCATCGCCTTCGTCGGAAGCGGCGCGTCGAACGTGGCCTGTTCGCGCCTGATCTTCGGCTGGGGCGCAGACCCGGCGAAGTGCTACATGGTGGATAGTAAAGGTATTCTTGGCAAACACCGCGAGGATATCGAAAAACGCAAGGCTGAATTCAAAGATAAATGGAAACTCTGCAACACCACCAATGAGCAGGGACGCGAGGGCGATATCCCCGAAGCGATGAAAGACGCGGATGTGGTCATCGCTCTCTCAAAGCCCGGACCGGATGTCATCAAAGCGGAATGGGTGAAGACCATGGCAGAGGACGCCATCGTGTTTGCGTGCGCGAATCCCGTCCCGGAGATCTGGCCCTGGGAGGCGAAGGAAGCGGGAGCGGCCGTCATTGCAACCGGTCGTTCCGATTTCCCGAACCAGGTCAACAACTCGCTGGGTTTCCCCGGAATCTTCCGCGGCACGCTCGATGTCCGCGCCAGGACGATCACCGATGAGATGTGTTTCGCTGCCGCGCAAGCCATGGCAAACCACGTCGGCGACCGCCTCGCAGCGGACTTCATCCTGCCGAATATGGACGACTGGGAGGTCTTTCCCAAAGAAGCCGCTTCGGTGGCGATGAAAGCCATCGAGCAGGGGCTGGCGCGGATCGAATGCACCTATGACGAGGAATTCGAGCGGGCTTCGAAGATCATCAAGCGCTCACGGTCCATGACAAAGCGCATGATGGAGGAAGGATTCATCGCCGAGCCTCCGCCCGATGAGGGCTCGCACGATATCGATCTCGAGACCATCAAGTCGGCTTATTAG
- a CDS encoding type I restriction endonuclease subunit R codes for MSGFNELNSVEYFIIHNLTGVNLNNMRGGMVKEESVGYGEAKWQYVQSELLQREITDVFIEQELVDALQRLNPEIAAQPEYAEEVIRKLKAILLSVGNVGLVRANEEFAKWLRGEINMPFGKNEQHVPVRLIDFENIHNNSFVLTNQFKILAREAKIPDVVMLVNGIPLVVGEAKTPVRPAISWLDGAHDINVVYENAVPHLFVPNVFSFATEGKELFIGGVRTPLEFWSPWRIEEERDELSHFAGLHDVGKQLTHLLKPSTLLDILQHFTIYATDNKKKKIKVVCRYQQYEGANALVQRVLEGEIKKGLIWHFQGSGKSLLMLFAAQKLRKVEELGNPTVLIVVDRIDLDTQITATFNSAEVPNMVTTDNIKELHDLLERDSRKIIITMIHKFKEAYPDMNKRENIIVMVDEAHRTQEGDLGRKMRAALPNAFLFGLTGTPINKADKNTFWAFGAQEDTNGYMSRYTFQESIRDNATLPLHFEPRLPNYHVEKESLDIAFKEMANELGEEDRDKLSKKAASMAVFLKSPERVRQIVQDIVEHFRKHVEPEGFKAMIVTPDRFACILYKEELDKFLPFAASKVVMSTNASDALEFKQKWDMDKDQQEKVVEEFNDPDSPLKFLVVTAKLLTGFDAPILQTMYLDKSLKDHTLLQAICRTNRLFPNKTFGRIVDYFGVFDDTAQALAFDEETVKMVITNLKELKDKLPQVLADCLSHFAGIDRTIEGFEGLQAAQECIKTDEKRDAFAKDFNSLSKLWEALSPDEILNQYQKEYKWLSQVYLSVKPTSDDNGRLLWHALGAQTTKLIHEHIHVDGISHEMEEMVLDAKVIDELMNNKDPKEAQRIMKILISRLARHGNNPIFIALSQRLEALRAKAEQGLISSIEFIKQLCEIARDTVQAEKQTDTVDERKTAKAALTELFLEMKTDQTPAVVERIVTDIDSIVKYVRFDGWQNTTTGEKLVMKELRKILWVKYTIKDEELFNRAYAYIREYY; via the coding sequence ATGAGTGGATTTAACGAACTTAACAGCGTCGAATATTTCATCATTCACAACCTGACAGGCGTGAATTTGAATAACATGCGTGGGGGCATGGTAAAAGAAGAATCTGTTGGGTACGGGGAAGCCAAATGGCAATACGTCCAAAGCGAATTGCTCCAGCGGGAAATCACGGATGTCTTTATCGAGCAGGAATTGGTTGACGCCCTGCAGCGTCTCAACCCTGAAATTGCGGCACAACCTGAATATGCCGAAGAAGTCATTCGCAAACTCAAGGCAATTTTGCTTTCCGTAGGCAATGTGGGTTTGGTGCGCGCCAACGAAGAATTTGCCAAATGGCTGAGAGGTGAAATCAACATGCCATTCGGCAAAAACGAACAGCATGTGCCTGTTCGTTTGATTGATTTTGAAAACATCCACAACAATTCCTTTGTTCTTACCAACCAATTCAAAATCCTTGCGAGGGAAGCCAAAATCCCCGATGTGGTGATGCTGGTCAATGGGATTCCTTTGGTTGTAGGCGAAGCCAAAACGCCTGTTCGCCCTGCGATCAGTTGGCTGGATGGAGCGCACGACATTAATGTTGTTTACGAAAATGCCGTTCCGCATTTGTTTGTGCCGAATGTCTTTTCGTTTGCGACCGAAGGCAAGGAACTATTCATCGGCGGCGTCAGAACGCCTTTGGAGTTTTGGTCGCCCTGGCGAATCGAAGAAGAACGTGACGAACTCAGTCACTTTGCAGGTTTGCATGACGTGGGCAAACAATTGACGCACTTATTGAAACCGTCCACGCTGCTGGATATTCTGCAACATTTCACCATCTATGCCACCGACAACAAAAAGAAGAAAATCAAAGTCGTTTGCCGCTATCAGCAATACGAAGGCGCAAATGCTCTTGTCCAGCGTGTTTTGGAAGGTGAAATCAAAAAAGGCTTAATCTGGCATTTTCAAGGGTCGGGTAAATCCCTGCTCATGTTGTTTGCCGCTCAAAAACTCCGCAAGGTTGAAGAACTTGGCAACCCAACCGTTTTGATTGTCGTGGACAGAATTGATTTAGATACTCAAATCACCGCTACGTTCAATTCCGCCGAAGTGCCGAACATGGTTACAACCGACAATATCAAAGAACTGCATGATTTACTGGAACGCGACAGCCGTAAAATTATTATCACGATGATTCATAAATTCAAAGAAGCCTATCCCGATATGAACAAGCGGGAGAACATCATTGTGATGGTGGACGAAGCTCATCGCACACAAGAGGGGGATTTAGGGCGAAAGATGAGAGCGGCTTTGCCTAATGCGTTTTTATTTGGTTTGACTGGCACGCCAATCAACAAGGCTGACAAAAATACATTTTGGGCTTTTGGCGCACAGGAAGATACCAACGGCTACATGAGCCGCTATACCTTTCAAGAAAGTATTCGCGACAACGCTACTTTGCCCTTGCACTTTGAGCCGCGCTTGCCAAACTATCACGTTGAAAAAGAAAGTTTGGATATTGCCTTCAAAGAAATGGCAAACGAATTGGGAGAAGAAGATAGAGATAAACTCAGCAAGAAAGCCGCAAGTATGGCGGTTTTCCTGAAATCGCCTGAACGGGTCAGGCAAATTGTTCAAGATATTGTTGAACATTTCAGAAAGCATGTGGAACCAGAAGGTTTCAAGGCAATGATTGTCACGCCTGATCGCTTCGCCTGCATTCTATACAAAGAAGAACTGGATAAGTTTCTCCCCTTTGCCGCCAGCAAAGTCGTTATGAGTACGAACGCGAGCGATGCTCTCGAATTCAAGCAAAAATGGGACATGGATAAAGACCAACAAGAAAAAGTCGTCGAAGAATTCAATGACCCCGACTCGCCGTTGAAATTTTTGGTTGTAACCGCCAAGTTGCTAACTGGCTTTGACGCGCCCATCCTTCAAACGATGTATTTGGATAAATCGCTCAAAGACCATACGTTATTACAAGCCATTTGCCGAACCAATCGCCTATTCCCCAACAAAACTTTTGGGCGCATTGTGGATTACTTCGGCGTATTCGATGATACGGCTCAGGCTTTGGCGTTTGACGAAGAAACCGTCAAGATGGTTATTACCAATTTGAAGGAATTGAAAGACAAGTTGCCGCAAGTGTTAGCAGATTGCTTGTCTCATTTTGCTGGAATTGATAGAACCATCGAAGGCTTTGAAGGCTTGCAAGCCGCGCAGGAATGTATCAAGACCGATGAAAAACGGGACGCTTTCGCCAAAGACTTCAATTCACTTTCCAAACTTTGGGAAGCCCTCTCGCCTGATGAAATCCTGAATCAATATCAGAAAGAATACAAATGGCTTTCCCAAGTTTATCTTTCAGTCAAGCCAACTTCCGACGATAACGGCAGACTGCTTTGGCACGCTTTGGGCGCACAAACAACGAAATTAATCCACGAGCATATTCATGTGGATGGAATCAGTCACGAAATGGAAGAAATGGTTTTAGACGCAAAAGTGATTGATGAACTGATGAATAACAAAGACCCCAAAGAAGCGCAACGGATTATGAAAATCCTTATCAGCCGTTTAGCGCGACATGGGAATAATCCGATTTTCATTGCATTGAGTCAACGCCTTGAAGCGTTACGCGCCAAGGCCGAGCAAGGGCTTATCAGCAGTATTGAATTTATCAAGCAGTTATGTGAGATTGCTCGTGATACGGTCCAAGCCGAAAAGCAAACAGATACAGTTGATGAGCGCAAAACCGCGAAAGCCGCCCTCACTGAATTATTCCTTGAAATGAAAACCGACCAAACGCCAGCAGTTGTAGAAAGAATCGTCACCGATATCGATTCTATTGTGAAATATGTACGTTTTGACGGCTGGCAAAATACAACCACCGGTGAAAAGTTGGTAATGAAAGAATTGAGAAAGATTCTTTGGGTGAAATACACTATCAAGGATGAAGAATTATTCAATCGAGCTTACGCCTATATTCGTGAGTATTATTAG
- a CDS encoding methylenetetrahydrofolate reductase C-terminal domain-containing protein, with product MPIFTPGRRWQPAYSPFKNEPLSHKLMEDFEYMLKGPLFGCRMCGNCLLQETAFICPMECPKGLRNGPCGGSTPEHCYVDKTRPCIWYKIYERSHRMGREEKLLEVLPPLDWEKVGTETWKDVVAEVRKNGTGKVMKSLLLDSGENRWKTWNLIFRNVRQPDWWQGDDKYHAPASTEPVSNLQKSFQAGEFVVACEIAPPLSMSTKKLIENINLVKPYVTAINFTDNASATPRMTSWACSKFAIENEAEPVMQIAARDRTRASLQGEILGATAMGVRNVLCVTGDSPVLAPQPRGRMDINDLDAIQMIWILRRMRDEGHYLDGREIKFPPKFFLGAAASPFASDPKFQALREEKKVNAGAQFFQTNLVYDVDRMEIWLNEIAKRNILDKVYIMVGITPLKSAKMTHYMTQVPGVVVPDVIVKRMDEADKAGGAPAAQEEGVKIALEIIGRIKKLHGQGIHGLHIMPVGWEDVVPRIVGEAKLLKTGSAVPKGEAEPVLA from the coding sequence ATGCCCATCTTTACCCCCGGTCGCCGATGGCAACCAGCCTACTCCCCGTTTAAGAACGAGCCCCTCAGCCATAAACTAATGGAGGATTTCGAATACATGCTCAAGGGACCGCTATTCGGTTGTCGCATGTGCGGCAACTGTCTCTTGCAGGAGACGGCATTCATCTGCCCGATGGAATGCCCGAAGGGATTGCGGAACGGACCGTGCGGAGGCTCGACGCCCGAACATTGTTACGTGGATAAAACCCGCCCGTGCATTTGGTACAAGATCTACGAGCGCTCTCACAGAATGGGACGCGAAGAAAAACTGCTCGAAGTCCTCCCGCCGCTAGACTGGGAAAAGGTCGGCACAGAGACGTGGAAGGACGTCGTTGCCGAGGTCAGAAAGAACGGCACGGGCAAGGTGATGAAGAGTCTCCTGCTCGATAGCGGAGAGAACCGCTGGAAGACATGGAACCTGATCTTCCGCAACGTGCGCCAGCCCGATTGGTGGCAGGGCGATGACAAGTATCACGCTCCCGCGTCAACCGAACCTGTTTCCAATCTGCAGAAATCGTTTCAGGCTGGAGAGTTCGTGGTCGCCTGCGAGATCGCGCCGCCGTTGAGCATGTCCACGAAGAAGTTGATCGAGAACATCAACCTCGTCAAGCCGTACGTGACCGCCATCAATTTCACCGATAACGCCTCCGCCACACCGCGAATGACATCGTGGGCTTGTTCGAAATTTGCCATCGAAAACGAAGCGGAACCCGTGATGCAGATCGCCGCACGCGACCGGACGCGCGCAAGCCTGCAGGGCGAGATCCTTGGCGCGACCGCGATGGGCGTGCGAAATGTATTGTGTGTGACGGGCGACAGTCCCGTGCTTGCGCCGCAACCGCGCGGGCGCATGGATATCAACGACCTGGACGCGATCCAGATGATTTGGATTCTGCGCCGTATGCGCGATGAGGGTCATTATCTCGATGGACGCGAGATCAAGTTCCCGCCCAAGTTCTTCCTCGGCGCGGCGGCTTCGCCGTTTGCATCGGACCCCAAGTTCCAGGCGCTGCGCGAAGAGAAGAAGGTCAACGCGGGCGCGCAGTTCTTCCAGACCAATCTCGTCTACGATGTGGACCGCATGGAGATTTGGCTGAACGAAATCGCGAAGCGCAATATCCTCGATAAGGTCTACATCATGGTGGGCATCACGCCGCTCAAAAGCGCAAAGATGACCCACTACATGACCCAGGTCCCCGGCGTGGTCGTTCCCGATGTCATCGTCAAACGCATGGACGAAGCCGATAAAGCGGGCGGCGCGCCAGCCGCGCAAGAGGAAGGCGTAAAGATCGCGCTGGAGATCATCGGGCGAATCAAAAAGCTTCACGGGCAGGGCATTCACGGATTGCATATCATGCCTGTGGGCTGGGAGGATGTGGTGCCACGCATTGTCGGCGAGGCAAAACTTTTGAAAACGGGATCAGCCGTCCCGAAGGGCGAGGCGGAGCCTGTGCTTGCATGA
- a CDS encoding GNAT family N-acetyltransferase, translated as MLPDQIRIFREMVTLKDGVHVLLRPMVKEDRPHLEEIFLPAGEDDMLYFRHNVKDPAVLQDWCDRLNYDEVLPLLALVKDHAVGSGSLHFFDGPKRHIGEVRLFLSKDYRKRGLGMKMTRVLVDFARRQGLAILTAEIIADKTKVVRAFEQVGFVSQCTLEDYFMFPDGDCADVVFMTMCLKPRTDEF; from the coding sequence ATGCTGCCAGATCAGATCAGGATATTTCGTGAAATGGTCACGCTCAAGGATGGGGTGCATGTGTTGTTGAGGCCGATGGTCAAGGAGGACCGGCCGCATTTGGAGGAGATCTTTCTGCCGGCGGGCGAGGACGATATGCTCTATTTCCGGCACAATGTGAAAGACCCGGCCGTTCTCCAGGATTGGTGCGACCGGTTGAATTATGACGAGGTGCTGCCCCTGCTGGCGCTCGTCAAGGACCATGCAGTGGGGAGCGGGTCGCTTCATTTCTTCGACGGTCCCAAGCGGCATATCGGCGAGGTGCGTCTGTTCCTTTCGAAGGATTATCGCAAGCGCGGACTCGGCATGAAGATGACCCGCGTGTTGGTGGATTTTGCGCGCAGGCAGGGTCTCGCGATCCTGACTGCCGAGATCATTGCGGACAAGACGAAGGTCGTCCGCGCCTTCGAGCAGGTCGGCTTCGTCTCACAATGCACGCTGGAGGATTATTTCATGTTTCCCGACGGCGATTGCGCGGACGTCGTCTTTATGACCATGTGCCTGAAACCGCGCACAGACGAGTTTTAA